The Cucumis melo cultivar AY chromosome 5, USDA_Cmelo_AY_1.0, whole genome shotgun sequence genome has a segment encoding these proteins:
- the LOC103485871 gene encoding probable disease resistance protein At4g27220 isoform X4, with protein sequence MDMSAGAILNPIGEKIANCTVDPVFRQLDYLFHFKTNVNRLKDQGKKLVETRDFVQHSVDSAKTNGDEIEVTVTEWLTIADQFSQDVDRFFIEANGRSLRWWNMLSRHRFSRRATKLAGVVDEAIQGGSFERVGFRKPPQEIMTLRNKFEAFESRVLILKEIIEALGDANARVIVVHGMAGVGKTTLVEEIARLAKEGKLFDAIAMVTVKQTPNIKKIQGEIADQLGLKFEEEKDRIRADRLRRRLEMEKKVLLVLDDVWSKLDLEAVGISSHHKGCKILATSRKDDVFFNDFGNQKNIYINILSKKEARDFFNKVACDSVESSDDTDPEMEAVATELADECGGLPLSLATVGQALKGKGLPSWNDALQGMKFPGEPSNYGVNKVAYLSLKVSYKSLNTDEARSLFLLCSLFPEDYQINIKYLLMYAMGLGLLNAMSSLAMAKWRILSLVDELKTSHLLLDGADSDFVKMHDIVRDTAILIASKMKSKYLVRHGAGESLWPPMDEFKDYTAISLDCSDHSELPEFICPQLRFLLLVGKRTSLRLPEKFFAGMQELRVLDLTGLCIQRLPPSIDQLVNLQTLCLDDCVLPDMSIVGELKKLEILSLRASDIIALPRVIGELTNLKMLNLSDCSKLKVIPGNLLSRLTGLSELYMDNSFKHWNVGQVEGYVNARISELDNLPRLTTLHVHIPNPTILPNASVFRKLSGYRILIGDGWDWSGNYETSRTLKLKLDSSIQREDAIQALLENIEDLYLDELESVKNILFSLGYKGFPKLKCLRVKNNGEIVTVVNSDTMHHPHSAFPLLESLFLKNLAELGSICRGKLPQMSFRNLKRVKVESCDRLKFVFPSFMVRGLIHLQSLEISECGIIETIVSKSKETEMQINGDKWDKNMIEFPELRSLVLQHLPALMGFYCHDCITVPSTKVDSRQTIFTIEPSFLPLLSQQVSFPKLETLKLHALESGKIWQDQLPSSFYGVKNLTSLSLEGCASVKYLMTITVAKSLVNLERLELNDCKLMKAIIISEDQDLDNNYPSKSILQSKDVFPNLESLLISRMDALETLWVNEAASGSFTKLKKVDIRHCKKLETIFPNYMLNRVTNLERLNVTDCSSLVEIFQVKKIPVINANQVTAVGANHLKELKLLRLPKLKHIWSSDPHKFLSYPSLQLVHTIHCQSLLNLFPVSIAKDLVRLEVLKIQFCGVEEIVAKRGDDGDGDDDASFVLSGLTSLTLWNLFEFKRFYPGRYTLECPSLTALDVRHCKSFKLMEGTLENSSSISSAVEKEHLWFSVNTRHA encoded by the exons ATGGACATGTCTGCCGGCGCCATTCTTAATCCAATCGGAGAAAAAATCGCCAACTGCACGGTGGATCCCGTTTTCCGGCAACTAGATTATTTGTTCCACTTTAAAACCAATGTGAATCGTCTCAAAGATCAAGGCAAGAAGCTGGTGGAAACCAGAGATTTTGTTCAACATTCTGTCGACTCCGCCAAAACCAATGGAGATGAGATCGAAGTTACGGTCACTGAATGGTTGACCATAGCTGATCAATTTAGTCAAGATGTCGATAGGTTTTTCATCGAAGCCAACGGCCGAAGTCTTCGATGGTGGAATATGTTATCACGCCATCGATTTAGTAGAAGAGCTACGAAATTGGCTGGGGTAGTTGATGAAGCCATTCAAGGTGGGAGTTTCGAGAGAGTTGGGTTCCGCAAACCTCCACAAGAAATTATGACGCTAAGGAACAAGTTCGAAGCCTTTGAATCTAGGGTTTTGATTCTGAAGGAGATAATTGAAGCGCTTGGCGATGCTAATGCGAGGGTGATTGTGGTACATGGGATGGCGGGAGTTGGGAAAACCACCCTAGTTGAAGAAATTGCAAGATTGGCTAAGGAGGGAAAGCTTTTTGATGCTATAGCAATGGTGACTGTAAAGCAGACTCCAAACATTAAGAAAATACAGGGGGAGATTGCTGATCAGTTAGGGTTGAAATTTGAAGAGGAAAAGGATCGAATTAGGGCTGATCGACTACGTCGAAGGTTAGAGATGGAGAAGAAGGTGTTACTGGTTTTGGATGATGTTTGGAGTAAGCTTGATTTGGAAGCTGTTGGAATTTCTAGTCATCACAAGGGATGTAAGATACTTGCAACTTCTAGAAAGGATGACGTGTTTTTCAATGATTTTGGTAAtcagaaaaatatatatatcaatattctgTCAAAAAAAGAAGCAAGGGATTTTTTCAACAAGGTGGCATGTGATTCTGTTGAATCTTCTGATGATACTGATCCTGAAATGGAAGCTGTTGCTACTGAATTGGCAGATGAATGTGGAGGATTGCCACTTTCTCTTGCAACTGTTGGACAAGCCTTAAAAGGTAAAGGGCTTCCAAGTTGGAATGATGCCTTGCAAGGAATGAAGTTTCCTGGTGAACCCAGTAACTATGGGGTGAATAAAGTGGCATATTTGTCTCTGAAAGTGAGTTATAAATCTCTAAACACAGATGAAGCCAGATCATTATTCTTACTATGTAGCTTGTTTCCAGAAGATTATCAAATTAACATCAAATACTTGTTGATGTATGCCATGGGTTTGGGGTTATTAAACGCCATGAGTTCTCTAGCAATGGCAAAATGGAGAATACTTTCTTTGGTTGATGAGCTCAAAACTTCTCACTTGTTGCTTGATGGGGCTGATAGCGATTTTGTGAAAATGCACGATATAGTTCGAGACACAGCAATTTTGATTGCGTCGAAAATGAAGTCCAAATATTTGGTTAGACATGGTGCTGGAGAGAGTTTGTGGCCCCCAATGGATGAGTTCAAAGATTACACTGCAATCTCATTAGATTGCAGTGATCACTCGGAACTCCCAGAATTTATATGTCCACAGCTTAGATTCTTATTACTGGTAGGAAAAAGAACATCTTTGCGATTACCTGAAAAGTTTTTTGCAGGTATGCAGGAACTAAGAGTTTTAGATCTCACTGGCTTATGTATTCAGCGGCTTCCACCATCAATCGACCAACTGGTAAATCTTCAAACACTGTGTTTAGATGACTGTGTTTTGCCAGACATGTCTATAGTTGGTGAATTGAAAAAGCTTGAAATTCTTAGCTTGAGAGCATCTGATATTATTGCACTTCCTAGAGTAATTGGGGAACTTACCAATTTGAAGATGTTGAATTTGTCTGATTGTTCTAAACTCAAGGTGATCCCTGGTAACCTGTTATCTAGGTTGACAGGGTTGTCTGAGCTATACATGGACAATAGTTTTAAACATTGGAATGTAGGACAGGTGGAAGGTTATGTTAATGCAAGGATTTCTGAATTAGACAACCTGCCACGGCTGACCACTCTACATGTGCATATTCCAAATCCCACCATTCTACCAAATGCCTCTGTCTTTAGAAAATTGAGTGGTTACAGAATACTAATTGGAGATGGATGGGATTGGTCTGGCAATTATGAAACTTCAAGGACCTTGAAACTCAAGCTTGATAGTAGCATTCAGAGAGAGGATGCAATTCAAGCACTTCTAGAGAATATTGAAGATCTGTATCTAGATGAATTAGAAAGTGTCAAGAATATTCTATTCAGTCTAGGCTATAAAGGCTTTCCGAAATTGAAATGTTTACGTGTCAAAAACAATGGTGAAATTGTGACGGTTGTCAACTCGGATACCATGCATCATCCACACAGTGCCTTTCCATTGTTGGAGTCCTTATTTCTGAAAAATTTAGCTGAACTTGGAAGCATTTGTCGTGGAAAGCTTCCACAAATGTCCTTCCGTAACTTGAAAAGAGTAAAAGTTGAAAGTTGTGACagattaaaatttgttttcccATCTTTCATGGTCAGAGGCCTTATACATCTTCAAAGCCTCGAGATTAGTGAATGTGGCATCATAGAAACTATAGTTTCGAAAAGCAAAGAAACAGAAATGCAAATCAATGGTGATAAGTGGGATAAGAACATGATTGAGTTTCCTGAATTGCGTTCTCTGGTACTTCAACATCTCCCAGCGCTTATGGGTTTCTATTGTCATGATTGCATAACGGTGCCTTCAACTAAAGTGGATTCACGTCAAACAATTTTTACTATTGAACCTAGTTTTCTTCCACTTCTCAGTCAACAG GTTTCCTTCCCCAAATTGGAGACATTAAAATTACATGCTTTGGAATCGGGAAAGATATGGCAGGATCAACTTCCTTCTAGCTTTTATGGCGTTAAGAATCTAACTTCTTTGAGTCTGGAGGGTTGTGCTTCAGTAAAATATTTAATGACAATCACTGTGGCTAAAAGCCTTGTGAATCTTGAACGCCTCGAACTAAACGACTGTAAGTTGATGAAAGCTATAATCATTTCAGAAGATCAAGATCTGGACAACAATTACCCTTCCAAATCTATCTTGCAGAGCAAG GATGTTTTTCCGAACCTGGAGTCCCTCTTAATCTCTCGCATGGATGCTTTGGAGACATTATGGGTCAATGAAGCTGCTTCAGGATCCTTCACAAAGCTGAAAAAAGTGGACATCAGACATTGCAAAAAACTAGAGACAATCTTTCCAAATTACATGCTGAACAGAGTGACAAATCTCGAGAGATTAAACGTTACAGATTGCAGTTCCCTAGTGGAGATATTTCAAGTGAAGAAAATCCCAGTTATCAATGCCAACCAAGTAACAGCCGTTGGAGCTAACCATTTGAAAGAGTTGAAGCTGCTTCGTCTACCTAAGCTAAAGCACATATGGAGCTCGGATCCACACAAATTCTTAAGCTATCCATCTCTCCAACTTGTTCATACAATTCATTGTCAAAGCCTTTTGAATCTCTTCCCTGTATCCATAGCTAAGGATCTTGTACGACTTGAAGTGCTTAAAATACAGTTCTGTGGAGTTGAGGAAATTGTTGCTAAACGAGGAGATGATGGAGATGGAGATGATGATGCGTCGTTTGTGTTGAGTGGGTTGACATCATTGACTCTTTGGAATTTGTTCGAGTTCAAGAGGTTTTATCCAGGGAGATATACTTTAGAATGTCCATCATTGACAGCGCTAGATGTACGCCACTGCAAATCATTCAAGTTGATGGAAGGAACTTTGGAAAATTCATCATCAATCTCATCCGCGGTTGAAAAG gaacatctctggtttTCGGTGAACACAAGACACGCCTAG
- the LOC103485871 gene encoding probable disease resistance protein At4g27220 isoform X2 yields MDMSAGAILNPIGEKIANCTVDPVFRQLDYLFHFKTNVNRLKDQGKKLVETRDFVQHSVDSAKTNGDEIEVTVTEWLTIADQFSQDVDRFFIEANGRSLRWWNMLSRHRFSRRATKLAGVVDEAIQGGSFERVGFRKPPQEIMTLRNKFEAFESRVLILKEIIEALGDANARVIVVHGMAGVGKTTLVEEIARLAKEGKLFDAIAMVTVKQTPNIKKIQGEIADQLGLKFEEEKDRIRADRLRRRLEMEKKVLLVLDDVWSKLDLEAVGISSHHKGCKILATSRKDDVFFNDFGNQKNIYINILSKKEARDFFNKVACDSVESSDDTDPEMEAVATELADECGGLPLSLATVGQALKGKGLPSWNDALQGMKFPGEPSNYGVNKVAYLSLKVSYKSLNTDEARSLFLLCSLFPEDYQINIKYLLMYAMGLGLLNAMSSLAMAKWRILSLVDELKTSHLLLDGADSDFVKMHDIVRDTAILIASKMKSKYLVRHGAGESLWPPMDEFKDYTAISLDCSDHSELPEFICPQLRFLLLVGKRTSLRLPEKFFAGMQELRVLDLTGLCIQRLPPSIDQLVNLQTLCLDDCVLPDMSIVGELKKLEILSLRASDIIALPRVIGELTNLKMLNLSDCSKLKVIPGNLLSRLTGLSELYMDNSFKHWNVGQVEGYVNARISELDNLPRLTTLHVHIPNPTILPNASVFRKLSGYRILIGDGWDWSGNYETSRTLKLKLDSSIQREDAIQALLENIEDLYLDELESVKNILFSLGYKGFPKLKCLRVKNNGEIVTVVNSDTMHHPHSAFPLLESLFLKNLAELGSICRGKLPQMSFRNLKRVKVESCDRLKFVFPSFMVRGLIHLQSLEISECGIIETIVSKSKETEMQINGDKWDKNMIEFPELRSLVLQHLPALMGFYCHDCITVPSTKVDSRQTIFTIEPSFLPLLSQQVSFPKLETLKLHALESGKIWQDQLPSSFYGVKNLTSLSLEGCASVKYLMTITVAKSLVNLERLELNDCKLMKAIIISEDQDLDNNYPSKSILQSKDVFPNLESLLISRMDALETLWVNEAASGSFTKLKKVDIRHCKKLETIFPNYMLNRVTNLERLNVTDCSSLVEIFQVKKIPVINANQVTAVGANHLKELKLLRLPKLKHIWSSDPHKFLSYPSLQLVHTIHCQSLLNLFPVSIAKDLVRLEVLKIQFCGVEEIVAKRGDDGDGDDDASFVLSGLTSLTLWNLFEFKRFYPGRYTLECPSLTALDVRHCKSFKLMEGTLENSSSISSAVEKDGSGTTHGWKRKSARAGVGSKRDSAEEHACDSTNSRTRLLRMTYAARANADDRLMDNENVATCRRLDVQND; encoded by the exons ATGGACATGTCTGCCGGCGCCATTCTTAATCCAATCGGAGAAAAAATCGCCAACTGCACGGTGGATCCCGTTTTCCGGCAACTAGATTATTTGTTCCACTTTAAAACCAATGTGAATCGTCTCAAAGATCAAGGCAAGAAGCTGGTGGAAACCAGAGATTTTGTTCAACATTCTGTCGACTCCGCCAAAACCAATGGAGATGAGATCGAAGTTACGGTCACTGAATGGTTGACCATAGCTGATCAATTTAGTCAAGATGTCGATAGGTTTTTCATCGAAGCCAACGGCCGAAGTCTTCGATGGTGGAATATGTTATCACGCCATCGATTTAGTAGAAGAGCTACGAAATTGGCTGGGGTAGTTGATGAAGCCATTCAAGGTGGGAGTTTCGAGAGAGTTGGGTTCCGCAAACCTCCACAAGAAATTATGACGCTAAGGAACAAGTTCGAAGCCTTTGAATCTAGGGTTTTGATTCTGAAGGAGATAATTGAAGCGCTTGGCGATGCTAATGCGAGGGTGATTGTGGTACATGGGATGGCGGGAGTTGGGAAAACCACCCTAGTTGAAGAAATTGCAAGATTGGCTAAGGAGGGAAAGCTTTTTGATGCTATAGCAATGGTGACTGTAAAGCAGACTCCAAACATTAAGAAAATACAGGGGGAGATTGCTGATCAGTTAGGGTTGAAATTTGAAGAGGAAAAGGATCGAATTAGGGCTGATCGACTACGTCGAAGGTTAGAGATGGAGAAGAAGGTGTTACTGGTTTTGGATGATGTTTGGAGTAAGCTTGATTTGGAAGCTGTTGGAATTTCTAGTCATCACAAGGGATGTAAGATACTTGCAACTTCTAGAAAGGATGACGTGTTTTTCAATGATTTTGGTAAtcagaaaaatatatatatcaatattctgTCAAAAAAAGAAGCAAGGGATTTTTTCAACAAGGTGGCATGTGATTCTGTTGAATCTTCTGATGATACTGATCCTGAAATGGAAGCTGTTGCTACTGAATTGGCAGATGAATGTGGAGGATTGCCACTTTCTCTTGCAACTGTTGGACAAGCCTTAAAAGGTAAAGGGCTTCCAAGTTGGAATGATGCCTTGCAAGGAATGAAGTTTCCTGGTGAACCCAGTAACTATGGGGTGAATAAAGTGGCATATTTGTCTCTGAAAGTGAGTTATAAATCTCTAAACACAGATGAAGCCAGATCATTATTCTTACTATGTAGCTTGTTTCCAGAAGATTATCAAATTAACATCAAATACTTGTTGATGTATGCCATGGGTTTGGGGTTATTAAACGCCATGAGTTCTCTAGCAATGGCAAAATGGAGAATACTTTCTTTGGTTGATGAGCTCAAAACTTCTCACTTGTTGCTTGATGGGGCTGATAGCGATTTTGTGAAAATGCACGATATAGTTCGAGACACAGCAATTTTGATTGCGTCGAAAATGAAGTCCAAATATTTGGTTAGACATGGTGCTGGAGAGAGTTTGTGGCCCCCAATGGATGAGTTCAAAGATTACACTGCAATCTCATTAGATTGCAGTGATCACTCGGAACTCCCAGAATTTATATGTCCACAGCTTAGATTCTTATTACTGGTAGGAAAAAGAACATCTTTGCGATTACCTGAAAAGTTTTTTGCAGGTATGCAGGAACTAAGAGTTTTAGATCTCACTGGCTTATGTATTCAGCGGCTTCCACCATCAATCGACCAACTGGTAAATCTTCAAACACTGTGTTTAGATGACTGTGTTTTGCCAGACATGTCTATAGTTGGTGAATTGAAAAAGCTTGAAATTCTTAGCTTGAGAGCATCTGATATTATTGCACTTCCTAGAGTAATTGGGGAACTTACCAATTTGAAGATGTTGAATTTGTCTGATTGTTCTAAACTCAAGGTGATCCCTGGTAACCTGTTATCTAGGTTGACAGGGTTGTCTGAGCTATACATGGACAATAGTTTTAAACATTGGAATGTAGGACAGGTGGAAGGTTATGTTAATGCAAGGATTTCTGAATTAGACAACCTGCCACGGCTGACCACTCTACATGTGCATATTCCAAATCCCACCATTCTACCAAATGCCTCTGTCTTTAGAAAATTGAGTGGTTACAGAATACTAATTGGAGATGGATGGGATTGGTCTGGCAATTATGAAACTTCAAGGACCTTGAAACTCAAGCTTGATAGTAGCATTCAGAGAGAGGATGCAATTCAAGCACTTCTAGAGAATATTGAAGATCTGTATCTAGATGAATTAGAAAGTGTCAAGAATATTCTATTCAGTCTAGGCTATAAAGGCTTTCCGAAATTGAAATGTTTACGTGTCAAAAACAATGGTGAAATTGTGACGGTTGTCAACTCGGATACCATGCATCATCCACACAGTGCCTTTCCATTGTTGGAGTCCTTATTTCTGAAAAATTTAGCTGAACTTGGAAGCATTTGTCGTGGAAAGCTTCCACAAATGTCCTTCCGTAACTTGAAAAGAGTAAAAGTTGAAAGTTGTGACagattaaaatttgttttcccATCTTTCATGGTCAGAGGCCTTATACATCTTCAAAGCCTCGAGATTAGTGAATGTGGCATCATAGAAACTATAGTTTCGAAAAGCAAAGAAACAGAAATGCAAATCAATGGTGATAAGTGGGATAAGAACATGATTGAGTTTCCTGAATTGCGTTCTCTGGTACTTCAACATCTCCCAGCGCTTATGGGTTTCTATTGTCATGATTGCATAACGGTGCCTTCAACTAAAGTGGATTCACGTCAAACAATTTTTACTATTGAACCTAGTTTTCTTCCACTTCTCAGTCAACAG GTTTCCTTCCCCAAATTGGAGACATTAAAATTACATGCTTTGGAATCGGGAAAGATATGGCAGGATCAACTTCCTTCTAGCTTTTATGGCGTTAAGAATCTAACTTCTTTGAGTCTGGAGGGTTGTGCTTCAGTAAAATATTTAATGACAATCACTGTGGCTAAAAGCCTTGTGAATCTTGAACGCCTCGAACTAAACGACTGTAAGTTGATGAAAGCTATAATCATTTCAGAAGATCAAGATCTGGACAACAATTACCCTTCCAAATCTATCTTGCAGAGCAAG GATGTTTTTCCGAACCTGGAGTCCCTCTTAATCTCTCGCATGGATGCTTTGGAGACATTATGGGTCAATGAAGCTGCTTCAGGATCCTTCACAAAGCTGAAAAAAGTGGACATCAGACATTGCAAAAAACTAGAGACAATCTTTCCAAATTACATGCTGAACAGAGTGACAAATCTCGAGAGATTAAACGTTACAGATTGCAGTTCCCTAGTGGAGATATTTCAAGTGAAGAAAATCCCAGTTATCAATGCCAACCAAGTAACAGCCGTTGGAGCTAACCATTTGAAAGAGTTGAAGCTGCTTCGTCTACCTAAGCTAAAGCACATATGGAGCTCGGATCCACACAAATTCTTAAGCTATCCATCTCTCCAACTTGTTCATACAATTCATTGTCAAAGCCTTTTGAATCTCTTCCCTGTATCCATAGCTAAGGATCTTGTACGACTTGAAGTGCTTAAAATACAGTTCTGTGGAGTTGAGGAAATTGTTGCTAAACGAGGAGATGATGGAGATGGAGATGATGATGCGTCGTTTGTGTTGAGTGGGTTGACATCATTGACTCTTTGGAATTTGTTCGAGTTCAAGAGGTTTTATCCAGGGAGATATACTTTAGAATGTCCATCATTGACAGCGCTAGATGTACGCCACTGCAAATCATTCAAGTTGATGGAAGGAACTTTGGAAAATTCATCATCAATCTCATCCGCGGTTGAAAAG GATGGCTCGGGCACGACTCACGGCTGGAAGAGGAAATCGGCTCGGGCAGGGGTAGGCTCAAAGCGCGACTCGGCTGAAGAACACGCGTGCGACTCCACTAACTCAAGGACGCGGTTGCTGCGGATGACTTACGCGGCTCGGGCGAACGCGGACGATCGACTGATGGACAACGAAAACGTAGCGACTTGCAGACGGCTCGATGTGCAGAACGATTGA